GGCCTCCGCGAGGGTCGTCGCCTCGGCGACCACGCGGGCTCCCTTGCGCGTCAGAGCGCGAGAGAGACCGGCGCGAAAATCGAGGTCGTCCTCGACCAGCATGATGGACATGTCTCGCATACGGTCTCCCTGGATTCAGCCTGGACGCCAGACCACCGCGCACCCATGGGGGAAAACCCGGATCCTCGCTCCGGATAACCCGGTTCAGGCGTCGACCAGGCCGTATCGCACGGCCAGGCGGGTCAGCTCGGCGACGTTCTTGGCGTCTAGCTTCTTGGCCAGCTGCGCGCGGTGCGACTCCACCGTCTTGATGCTGATGAACAGCGTCGAGGCGATCTCCTTGGTGCTCTTGCCCTCCGCGATCAGCTGGAGGATCTCGCGCTGGCGGTCGGTCAACAGATCGAGCGGCGTCGTGCCGATCGTCCCGCCGCCCACGAGGGTGTCGACGACCGCGCTCGCGACGCTCGGGCTGAGGTACTTGCCGCCCCGGTCGATCGCGTCGACCGCGAGGGCGAGCTCCTCCGGAGCCCCGTCCTTGAGCACGTAGCCACGCACCCCCAGCTCCAGCGCGCGGTGCACGTAGGCGGGCTCGGCGTGCACCGAGAGCACGATGACCGCGAGCTTCGGGTTCGCGGCCAGGGCCTGCTTCGCGACGTCCAGCCCGTTGAGTCCCGGCAGCCCGATGTCGGTCACCAGCAGGTCCGGCTCCAGCTCCTCGAGCAAGCTCAGCGCGGCCCTCCCCTCGCCCGCCTCCCCGACGACCTCCACGCGCGGATGCCCCTCGAGGAGGCGCCGCAGGCCCGCCCGGACCAGGCGGTGATCGTCGACCAGCACCGCCCGAAGCCTCACCCTACCGCCCCCAAACGAAGATGGTTGAGCCGACCCCCACCCCACGGGACACTGCGTGCGGTGGGAGAAGTCCAGGCGGTGGGAGAGACCACGACGCCTCATCATGCCACAGCGTGGACCCGCGGAGTGGCCGTCGCGGTGTGGTTGGTCGTCGTAGGGCCCGCGCTCGCGCTCTGGTGGGCAGCGGGGCAGCAAGCCCGAGAAGCGGACCGGGAGAGCGCCGAGAGCCTCGCGCTGGCCACGGCCAACCGACTCGAGGACTTCGTCGGCGCGCGCTTGCTCGCGGCGAGCGCCTTCGCCCGCACGCTGGAGGTGGACCCCGCCGAGGACGAGCAGGAATTCGCCGCGCGCGCGGGCCGGCTGACGCAGCGGCTCGAGGGTCTGCTCGCCCTCAACTGGATCCACCCCGACGGCACCATCGTCTGGATCCACCCCGCGGAGGCCAACGCGGAGGCCCGTGGGCGCAACGTGCTGCGTCACCCGGACGCCGCCGAGCACGCCCGAGAGGCGATCGACACGCGCCGGCCGACGCGCACGCCGTTCCTGGAGCTCTTCCAGGGGAACACCGGGTTCGCGACCTACATCCCGGTCGTGATCGACGGTGAGCTCCGCGGGCTCGTCAACGCCGTGTTCGACATCGAGGTGCTCGCGCGCTTGCTGCTCGAGGAGGACGGCGCGGCAGCGTACCGCCTCCGGGAAGACGGCGTGACGCTCTACGCGAGCCGCGGCGTGTCGGCTTCGGAGCCCGCGATGAGCCGACAGGCCCTGTACGTGTCGAATCGGCGGGTCGAGCTCGAGCTGGTTCGGCTCCCCGAGGCCCGCGCGCTCTCGTGGGTGCGCCACGTGCTGCTCGCGCTGGGCATCCTGCTCGCGCTGCTCGCGAGCGTCTTCGCGGCGCGCTGGATGCGGCAGGGCCACTCGATGCGGGAGCGGCTCGCGAGGGAGCGCCGCATCAAGCGGGAGCTGCGCGGCCTCTCGCGTGCGCTCATCGAAGCCCAGGAGCGCGAGCGTGGCCACCTCGCCCGCGAGCTGCACGACGACGTGGGGCAATCTCTCACCCTGGCCAAGCTCGTGGCGGCGGAGGCCCGGGCCGGACACCTGGACGAGCTCGAGCAGCTCGAGCGGGCGGTGGACGACGCGCTCGAGTCGGTGCGGCGGATCTCGCGCGAGCTCCGGCCGAACGTGCTCCACGACCTCGGCCTCGTCCCCGCCCTCCGCGCGCTGGTGAAGAAGGTGCGCGAGCGCAGCCGCCGGGAGGTCGTCGGTCGGTGGCCTCCGCGCGTGGAGCTCGACCCGGACCGCGCGCTCTGCCTCTACCGGATCGCGCAGGAGGCGCTCACGAACGCGCTCAAGCACGCCGACGCGTCACGCCTCGAGCTGGAGCTCGAGGTGGACGACGAGGAGATCCGGCTGCGCGTACGGGACGACGGCTGCGGCCTCCGGGCTCCGCGAGGGCCCACGACCGGCCTCTCGAGCATGCGCGAGCGCGCCGCGATGTGTGGGGGTCGCTTGCGCGTCGAGGCCCACCCCGACGGCGGCACCCTGGTGGAGCTGCGGATCCCCACCGATGAGGGCGACTCCGAAGCCTCGGTCCATGATTCCGCGGCGCCCCTCCATTGAGGGAGAGATGCGCGGGGCGAACCGAGTGAAACTTCGAGCGCCACCGCGCGTCAGAGCGGGAGGCCGGGGGAATACCGCGGCCGCCGCGGCCGTACCCTGGCGAGCCGACGAAAAACCACCACGGACCCCACGCATGCGCGCCATCGCCCTCTTCTCCCTGATGCTCACGTTCCCGGCGGGCGCGCTCGCCCAGGAGGGCGTCCTGATGACGGGCCTCGGTGGCCCCGCGGGCTACGGCGAGGGCGTGCTCGAGGCCAACGACGACGGCTCGAGCGCGGAGATCGACATCACGGCCGCGTTCCCGAACGGGCTCGAGTACTTCGGGCAGCGCTTCCGCTCGATGTACGTGAACAACAACGGCAACGTGACGTTCGGAGGGCCCACCGGCACCTACACGCCGCAGCGCTTCCCCCTCAACGGGAACCGGATGATCGCCCCGTTCTGGGGCGACGTGGACACCCGCGGCGGCGGACGGCCCGCGCGCAACGGCGTCTACTGGGACATCTCGCCCGGCCAGGTCGTCGTGACCTGGCACAACGTCGGCTACTACTCGTCGAGCAACGACCGGGAGAACACCTTCCAGCTCGTGATCCTCTCCAACGAGCTGCTCGACCAGGACGATCTCTGGCGCGTGCAGTTCCGCTACGCGCGCTGCGAGTGGACCACGGGCAACGCGAGCGGCGGCAGCGGCGGCCTCGGCGGCACGCCCGCCCAGGCCGGCTTCGACGCGGGCAACGGCCGCATCTTCGAGATCCTGCCCGGCTCCGGCACCGGCGCGGTGCTCAACCTCTGCGGCGCGTCCAACGTTGGCGTCAACGGCATCTGGGAGTTCGACATCTACCGCGGCACCCCGCAGGTCGCGAACCCGGGCGACCCCCAGGTCGAGACCCAGGACTTCTCGCGCTGACGCGCGTTCAGCCGTTCGGAGGGAAGAGCCTCCCGACGTCCAGCTCGATCTCCGCGAACGGCGCGAGGCGCGCGATGTCGCCGTCGCTGTAAGCCCCGTCGCGAAACCATCCGCCATCGCGGAGCGCGAACACCTCCACGATCCGCTCGACCGGGTCCACGATCCAGTAGTGCGGAACGCCCTCTCGCGCGTAGAGATCGGCCTTCGTCAGCCGATCGTGTTTCGCGTTCGAAGGCGAGAGGATCTCGCAGATCCAGTCCGGTCTCACCGCGATGGGGCGCTCGTCCCAGGGCTCGGCGAGTCGATCACGTCGCCACCCCGAGAGATCGGGCCGCACGACG
The Sandaracinaceae bacterium genome window above contains:
- a CDS encoding nidogen-like domain-containing protein, whose translation is MRAIALFSLMLTFPAGALAQEGVLMTGLGGPAGYGEGVLEANDDGSSAEIDITAAFPNGLEYFGQRFRSMYVNNNGNVTFGGPTGTYTPQRFPLNGNRMIAPFWGDVDTRGGGRPARNGVYWDISPGQVVVTWHNVGYYSSSNDRENTFQLVILSNELLDQDDLWRVQFRYARCEWTTGNASGGSGGLGGTPAQAGFDAGNGRIFEILPGSGTGAVLNLCGASNVGVNGIWEFDIYRGTPQVANPGDPQVETQDFSR
- a CDS encoding response regulator transcription factor; its protein translation is MLVDDHRLVRAGLRRLLEGHPRVEVVGEAGEGRAALSLLEELEPDLLVTDIGLPGLNGLDVAKQALAANPKLAVIVLSVHAEPAYVHRALELGVRGYVLKDGAPEELALAVDAIDRGGKYLSPSVASAVVDTLVGGGTIGTTPLDLLTDRQREILQLIAEGKSTKEIASTLFISIKTVESHRAQLAKKLDAKNVAELTRLAVRYGLVDA
- a CDS encoding Uma2 family endonuclease, which produces MDPARKLATYDDLRRLPDEVRAEVLAGVVHTMPAPLPRHNRIARAIGRFVGGPFDDDDGFDGPGGWWILPDVDVQLAEHDVVRPDLSGWRRDRLAEPWDERPIAVRPDWICEILSPSNAKHDRLTKADLYAREGVPHYWIVDPVERIVEVFALRDGGWFRDGAYSDGDIARLAPFAEIELDVGRLFPPNG
- a CDS encoding CHASE domain-containing protein, with amino-acid sequence MAVAVWLVVVGPALALWWAAGQQAREADRESAESLALATANRLEDFVGARLLAASAFARTLEVDPAEDEQEFAARAGRLTQRLEGLLALNWIHPDGTIVWIHPAEANAEARGRNVLRHPDAAEHAREAIDTRRPTRTPFLELFQGNTGFATYIPVVIDGELRGLVNAVFDIEVLARLLLEEDGAAAYRLREDGVTLYASRGVSASEPAMSRQALYVSNRRVELELVRLPEARALSWVRHVLLALGILLALLASVFAARWMRQGHSMRERLARERRIKRELRGLSRALIEAQERERGHLARELHDDVGQSLTLAKLVAAEARAGHLDELEQLERAVDDALESVRRISRELRPNVLHDLGLVPALRALVKKVRERSRREVVGRWPPRVELDPDRALCLYRIAQEALTNALKHADASRLELELEVDDEEIRLRVRDDGCGLRAPRGPTTGLSSMRERAAMCGGRLRVEAHPDGGTLVELRIPTDEGDSEASVHDSAAPLH